One window of the Agrobacterium larrymoorei genome contains the following:
- a CDS encoding ABC transporter substrate-binding protein — translation MLKTIFATSMLSLAAVASASAAELPSAGLVEKGTLTYGVAATFAPFEFQKDGQLTGFDIDLISAIAKKLKAETKPMSMDFQGLIPALLAGRIDIINSAMYINPKRSEQVDFIPYLKVGNQVVVRAGNPSKITGRDDSLCGKTIAVTLGGIEESQARADDARCKGKGLAAVKVLTFPTGQDSALALRQGRADAEFDSTPGAVVLQTETPGVYEVAGEEFESNTNIGMATRKGDTAVQKAIKDALQEVVADGTYKTLIEKWKLPASVSIFN, via the coding sequence ATGCTCAAGACCATTTTCGCTACATCGATGCTGTCGCTTGCCGCTGTCGCCTCGGCGTCTGCCGCTGAGTTGCCGTCCGCCGGATTGGTGGAAAAGGGAACCCTCACATATGGCGTCGCCGCGACGTTTGCTCCGTTCGAATTTCAGAAGGATGGTCAGCTGACCGGTTTCGACATCGATCTGATTTCCGCTATTGCCAAGAAGCTGAAGGCTGAAACAAAGCCGATGAGCATGGACTTTCAGGGTCTGATCCCGGCACTCTTGGCCGGTCGTATCGATATCATCAACTCTGCCATGTATATTAACCCGAAGAGATCCGAGCAGGTCGATTTCATTCCCTATCTCAAGGTAGGTAATCAGGTTGTCGTGCGTGCGGGCAATCCGTCCAAGATCACCGGTCGTGACGACAGCCTCTGCGGCAAAACGATTGCCGTGACACTTGGTGGAATTGAAGAGAGCCAGGCGCGTGCCGACGATGCGCGCTGCAAGGGCAAGGGTCTTGCCGCGGTCAAGGTTCTGACGTTCCCGACAGGGCAGGACTCCGCACTTGCGCTGCGGCAGGGACGTGCCGATGCCGAGTTCGACTCGACCCCCGGCGCGGTCGTCTTGCAGACCGAAACGCCCGGCGTTTACGAGGTTGCCGGAGAAGAATTCGAATCGAATACCAATATCGGCATGGCGACCCGGAAGGGTGATACGGCTGTTCAAAAGGCGATCAAGGACGCGCTGCAGGAGGTCGTCGCCGACGGCACCTACAAGACGCTGATCGAAAAATGGAAGCTGCCGGCATCGGTGTCGATCTTCAACTGA
- a CDS encoding GntR family transcriptional regulator — translation MSENDTKTSSAVTTNAQQSRHRLANQILDLIRDARFEIGHHLREQQLSDMLGVSRTPVRAALTLLAERGIVEARKNQGFFLKAQHLTLHRTELEVPVTAGEDLYARIVEDRLSGILGDSVTQAELTRRYKVDRTLLLRTLTHMVNDGLLSRNSGRGWTFRPTLDSQVALRDSYDYRSTLEPAGLLLGSFKFDAGLLERSRLEHIYLEGHPNIAAVDPRLLFDTDAQFHEMIAGFSGNIFFLQAIQQQNRLRRLLEFGGYSNRRRVRDWCREHLNIIAAIFEGDTIKASELMTKHLNAARAAARHYPKPN, via the coding sequence ATGTCAGAAAACGATACAAAAACTTCGAGTGCGGTGACAACGAATGCCCAGCAGAGTAGGCACCGCCTTGCCAATCAGATCCTTGACCTCATTCGCGACGCGAGATTTGAGATCGGACATCATCTGCGCGAACAGCAACTGAGCGACATGCTCGGCGTATCCCGCACGCCCGTCAGAGCTGCCCTCACCTTGCTCGCGGAGCGTGGCATTGTAGAAGCGCGCAAAAATCAAGGTTTTTTCCTCAAGGCCCAGCATCTGACACTTCACCGCACAGAACTGGAGGTACCGGTCACGGCGGGCGAGGATCTTTATGCCCGCATCGTGGAGGACCGGCTGTCCGGCATTCTGGGTGACAGCGTCACCCAGGCAGAACTGACACGGCGCTACAAAGTCGATCGGACTCTTCTGCTGCGCACCTTGACGCATATGGTCAATGACGGCTTGCTTTCGCGCAACAGCGGTCGCGGCTGGACGTTCCGCCCAACCCTCGATTCACAAGTGGCCCTGCGCGATAGTTATGATTACCGCAGCACTCTGGAACCGGCCGGGCTGCTTTTGGGAAGTTTCAAGTTCGACGCCGGATTGCTCGAACGGTCGCGCCTGGAGCACATCTACCTCGAGGGTCATCCCAACATCGCGGCCGTCGATCCCCGCCTCCTGTTTGACACGGACGCGCAGTTTCATGAAATGATTGCGGGCTTCAGCGGCAATATTTTCTTTCTTCAAGCCATCCAACAGCAGAACCGATTAAGGCGTCTTTTGGAGTTCGGCGGCTATTCCAACCGCCGCCGTGTGCGGGATTGGTGCCGCGAACATCTCAACATCATAGCCGCAATATTCGAAGGCGACACCATCAAGGCATCGGAACTGATGACGAAACATTTAAACGCCGCGAGAGCTGCGGCTCGACATTACCCAAAACCGAATTAG
- a CDS encoding TetR/AcrR family transcriptional regulator, with product MPEEPTPTVKHPPLRADARRNREKLVEIAALAFSEQGASASLEDIARRAGVGIGTLYRHFPTREHLVESVYRRELELLAAAARAFMAEEEPEMAVEKWMYRFVDYMATKRGMANSLKLLFTSNSALFSEGSTLLHTAFDDLLAHAREAHAVKGDIDAADVLNALFGVYSIPEGPDWRLRAQRIVRLVMDGLRTNPRAT from the coding sequence GTGCCCGAGGAACCTACGCCAACGGTCAAACACCCGCCTTTGCGTGCGGATGCCCGGCGAAACCGCGAGAAACTCGTCGAGATTGCTGCACTGGCATTTTCTGAGCAGGGAGCGTCCGCATCGCTTGAAGACATTGCCAGGCGTGCGGGTGTTGGCATCGGCACGCTCTATCGGCATTTTCCGACACGTGAACATCTGGTGGAGAGCGTGTATCGGCGTGAATTGGAGCTTCTTGCCGCAGCCGCGCGCGCGTTTATGGCCGAAGAAGAGCCCGAAATGGCCGTCGAAAAATGGATGTACCGGTTCGTCGATTACATGGCGACGAAACGGGGCATGGCGAACAGTCTGAAACTGTTGTTCACATCCAACTCCGCTCTTTTTTCGGAAGGCTCAACGCTATTGCATACCGCCTTTGACGACCTTCTAGCCCATGCGCGCGAAGCTCACGCCGTCAAAGGAGACATTGACGCCGCAGACGTTCTTAATGCGCTCTTCGGGGTATACTCCATACCGGAAGGACCCGATTGGCGTTTACGCGCCCAAAGGATCGTTCGGTTGGTCATGGACGGATTGCGCACGAACCCAAGAGCCACCTAA
- a CDS encoding XdhC family protein, protein MPAPQKALSNDRAYDILNFAIESTAAGRQVALCTLVEIRGGSSRPIGAHMAVCEDGRYCGYVSGGCTEAAIAAEALQAMRSGHDRFVMLGEGSPFFDIVLPCGGGITVSIHLLKTVEPLCSVNRLVDNRQCASLRYMPGPRQLSLGPEATTTGWDDDSFVTCYRPKVRMIFSGRSLEVETTARIAEAAGYDVILLDGASSSHIDPSLIDADTAVALLQHDLDQEIPLLEAALAASPFYIGALGSSRTHHRRVEGLRQRGHSEEAIGRIKAPIGVFAKAKDAQSLALSVIADIAASRQTHVARNESIPARP, encoded by the coding sequence TTGCCTGCACCTCAAAAGGCCCTTTCAAACGATAGAGCCTATGACATTCTAAACTTCGCCATCGAAAGCACGGCGGCAGGACGTCAGGTGGCCCTATGCACCCTGGTGGAGATACGCGGCGGCTCCTCGCGTCCAATTGGCGCGCATATGGCGGTCTGCGAAGACGGGCGTTACTGCGGCTACGTGTCCGGCGGGTGTACTGAGGCGGCTATTGCCGCTGAAGCCTTGCAGGCGATGAGGAGTGGTCACGACCGGTTCGTTATGTTGGGCGAAGGATCACCCTTCTTCGATATCGTTTTGCCCTGCGGAGGCGGGATTACGGTCTCCATTCACCTCCTCAAGACCGTCGAACCGCTCTGTTCCGTCAACAGGCTGGTGGATAATCGTCAGTGCGCATCACTTCGCTATATGCCCGGCCCCCGGCAACTTTCGCTTGGGCCAGAGGCGACAACAACCGGCTGGGACGACGATTCGTTCGTCACCTGCTACCGGCCAAAAGTGCGCATGATTTTTTCCGGGCGCTCCCTTGAGGTGGAGACAACCGCCCGAATTGCCGAGGCTGCGGGCTATGATGTCATTCTCCTGGACGGTGCGAGCAGCTCCCACATTGATCCTTCGCTGATTGATGCCGACACAGCAGTGGCTCTTCTTCAGCACGATCTAGACCAGGAAATCCCGCTGCTTGAAGCCGCGCTTGCTGCATCGCCGTTTTATATTGGAGCTCTCGGAAGTTCCCGGACACATCACAGGCGGGTCGAGGGATTGCGCCAGCGCGGCCATTCGGAGGAGGCGATCGGTCGGATCAAGGCGCCAATCGGAGTTTTCGCAAAAGCAAAAGACGCGCAATCTCTGGCGCTCTCCGTTATCGCCGACATCGCCGCCTCGCGGCAGACTCACGTTGCACGGAACGAAAGCATCCCTGCGAGACCGTAG
- a CDS encoding 2Fe-2S iron-sulfur cluster-binding protein — protein MRFIINGAAVEVEADIRTSLLDLMRNYLGLTGTKKGCDQGACGACTVLVDGERINSCLALAVQYQGRSITTVEGLAANGNLHPLQKAFIEHDGFQCGYCTPGQLCSAVGMAGELERNIPSVVTADLSSDSVTVDETEIRERMSGNLCRCGAYNGIVEAISETLTHQAIVQTDERARA, from the coding sequence ATGCGATTCATCATAAACGGAGCGGCAGTGGAGGTAGAGGCGGATATCCGCACCTCGCTGCTTGATCTTATGCGCAACTATCTGGGGCTGACCGGCACGAAGAAAGGATGCGATCAAGGCGCGTGCGGCGCTTGCACCGTGCTCGTGGATGGCGAGCGTATCAATTCCTGCCTCGCGCTTGCTGTTCAATATCAGGGACGCAGCATCACGACCGTCGAAGGCCTTGCCGCAAACGGCAATCTTCACCCTCTGCAGAAAGCCTTTATAGAGCATGACGGCTTTCAATGCGGCTACTGCACGCCGGGCCAACTCTGTTCCGCCGTGGGTATGGCGGGCGAACTCGAACGCAATATCCCAAGCGTCGTCACCGCCGATCTTTCGAGCGACAGTGTGACTGTGGATGAGACCGAAATTCGCGAACGCATGAGCGGTAATCTCTGTCGTTGCGGTGCCTATAACGGCATCGTCGAAGCCATCTCCGAGACGCTGACCCATCAGGCAATAGTCCAGACCGATGAGAGGGCACGCGCATGA
- a CDS encoding FAD binding domain-containing protein: MNIFSYHQASDAASAITLKQAGPTAKYLGGGTNLVDLMRETVERPATLVDVTRLSSAIEQRTDGSLLIGAGVTNTALAAHGAVRSQFPLLSRAILAGASAQIRNVATVGGNILQRTRCRYFYDNAARCNKRQPNSGCDAVGGFNRYHAILGASESCVATHASDMCVALVALDATVHLEGPSGTRLLPLRALHRLPGATPEIETELHPDDLITALEIPALPFARMSAYRKVRDRASYAFALISVAAALEIDGAGHVTDVRLALGGVAHKPWRALKAEARLQGQKANAESFAAAAEAELADAIGLRDNRFKIELAKRTIVAVLEELKGENA, from the coding sequence ATGAACATATTTTCCTACCATCAGGCGTCGGACGCCGCCTCCGCCATCACTCTCAAGCAAGCGGGTCCCACAGCCAAATATCTGGGCGGCGGGACCAATCTCGTCGACCTCATGCGCGAGACCGTTGAGAGACCGGCAACACTGGTCGATGTCACCCGCCTCTCCAGTGCCATAGAGCAACGCACAGATGGCAGCCTGCTGATCGGAGCAGGTGTGACAAACACGGCACTCGCAGCCCATGGTGCGGTGAGATCGCAGTTTCCGCTTCTGTCACGCGCCATTTTGGCGGGCGCCAGCGCGCAAATTCGAAATGTGGCAACAGTCGGCGGCAATATACTCCAGCGCACCCGCTGTCGGTATTTCTACGACAACGCTGCCCGCTGTAACAAGCGCCAGCCTAATTCCGGCTGCGATGCGGTGGGCGGTTTCAACCGTTACCACGCAATCCTCGGCGCATCTGAAAGCTGCGTCGCGACCCATGCATCAGACATGTGCGTGGCATTGGTCGCACTGGACGCAACGGTTCATCTTGAAGGCCCGTCCGGCACGCGCCTATTGCCATTGCGTGCGCTTCATCGCCTGCCAGGGGCCACGCCTGAGATCGAAACCGAACTTCATCCAGACGATCTCATTACAGCCTTAGAGATCCCGGCCCTTCCCTTTGCCCGCATGTCCGCCTACCGGAAAGTCCGGGATCGCGCGAGCTACGCTTTCGCTCTCATTTCCGTTGCTGCCGCGCTTGAGATCGACGGCGCTGGCCACGTGACGGATGTGAGGCTCGCCCTTGGTGGCGTTGCCCACAAGCCGTGGCGAGCGCTGAAGGCGGAAGCGCGCCTTCAAGGCCAGAAGGCAAATGCGGAAAGCTTTGCGGCAGCGGCCGAAGCCGAACTCGCTGACGCCATCGGCTTGCGGGACAATAGGTTCAAGATCGAACTTGCTAAACGCACGATCGTCGCGGTTCTTGAAGAATTGAAGGGAGAAAACGCATGA
- a CDS encoding xanthine dehydrogenase family protein molybdopterin-binding subunit — translation MSAETQTLPKTAKPGRWQPAVTTDPLLRKHGSLGQSVSRIEGPMKVQGKTRFAAEFPYDNISYAALAFSTIARGRIVELNVSAAQDAPGVILVMTYKNAPRMKAPSLMMSSPTAAGATDLPVMQNDEIHWNGQPIAVVLAETQEQADYAASLVTAKYDVLPAITSFDEAKTSPRQLETLLGQPPFVEIGDAETALAKADVKVDLVYRTPRHNHNAIELHAATVVWNDDELRVHDASQLLDLTTGQLADIFDLDVSKVHVTSPYVGGGFGGKCLWDHQILACAAARLANRPVRIMLSREGVFRIVGGRTVTEQRVALGARADGTLDALIHTGTAAMTLHNSCPEQFTFPARHLYAARTFRLGQDVADMDMLANTFMRAPGESVGTFALECALDELAEKLGLDPIELRRRIEPETDPTTGKPFSSRYLIEAYEKGAEKFGWDKRSQTPRQRREGEWLIGMGCATATYPYHRFPGGAARIKLTADGHVTVSTAVHDMGMGTATAQVQHLAARLGLPLDHVTFEYGDSRLPKGVIAGGSTQTASIGGAVIAVTEVFVEELIKLAGNDSPLAGLSLSDVDTRDGGLAHINDSSRFESYQSILKRAGRDELVCEAEAPAPAEMQAFSMHSYGAQFCEVRVSAVTGEARVSRFLGSFDAGQILNHKMATSQFKGGIIMGIGLALTEETNFDERTGRVVNASLADYHVPVQMDVPAIDILYTNRPDPQAPMGARGIGEIGITGVGAAIANAVYNATGVRVRDLPMTLDKLMTGPD, via the coding sequence ATGAGCGCCGAAACCCAGACGCTGCCAAAAACAGCCAAGCCAGGTCGCTGGCAACCTGCCGTTACGACCGATCCACTTTTGCGCAAGCATGGATCACTCGGACAATCTGTATCGCGCATCGAAGGCCCAATGAAGGTGCAGGGCAAGACACGGTTCGCGGCCGAATTTCCCTATGACAATATCAGCTATGCAGCGCTGGCCTTCAGCACCATTGCACGCGGTCGCATCGTCGAACTGAACGTCAGCGCGGCACAAGACGCGCCGGGCGTCATTCTCGTCATGACCTATAAGAACGCGCCAAGGATGAAGGCGCCATCGCTGATGATGTCGTCACCCACAGCGGCAGGCGCCACCGATCTTCCGGTCATGCAGAACGACGAAATTCACTGGAACGGTCAGCCCATCGCTGTCGTCCTGGCAGAGACGCAAGAGCAGGCGGATTACGCAGCTTCCCTGGTCACGGCAAAATACGACGTGCTGCCAGCGATCACGTCTTTCGATGAAGCCAAGACGTCGCCGAGGCAACTTGAAACTCTGCTTGGCCAACCCCCTTTCGTCGAGATCGGCGACGCCGAAACCGCACTTGCCAAGGCGGACGTGAAGGTCGATCTGGTTTACAGAACGCCGCGCCACAATCACAACGCCATCGAATTGCATGCGGCGACGGTTGTCTGGAATGATGATGAACTGCGGGTTCACGATGCAAGCCAGTTGCTCGACCTGACCACGGGCCAGCTTGCGGACATTTTCGATCTCGATGTCAGCAAGGTCCATGTGACCTCGCCCTATGTCGGTGGTGGCTTTGGAGGAAAATGTCTCTGGGACCACCAGATCCTGGCCTGTGCGGCGGCCAGGCTCGCAAACCGCCCGGTGCGGATCATGCTGTCTCGCGAAGGGGTGTTCAGAATCGTCGGCGGCCGCACGGTCACCGAACAGCGTGTAGCCCTGGGCGCAAGGGCAGACGGAACGCTCGACGCCCTGATCCACACGGGAACAGCCGCGATGACGCTGCACAATTCCTGCCCCGAACAATTTACCTTTCCCGCGCGCCACCTCTACGCCGCCAGAACCTTTCGTCTCGGCCAGGACGTCGCCGATATGGACATGCTGGCAAACACCTTCATGCGAGCACCAGGGGAGTCGGTCGGAACCTTCGCACTGGAATGCGCGCTCGATGAGCTTGCCGAAAAATTAGGACTGGACCCGATCGAACTGCGCCGACGGATCGAGCCGGAAACGGATCCGACAACCGGCAAACCATTTTCTTCCCGCTATCTCATCGAAGCCTACGAGAAGGGGGCGGAAAAGTTCGGTTGGGACAAGCGTAGCCAGACGCCGCGCCAGAGGCGTGAGGGCGAATGGCTGATCGGTATGGGATGCGCGACGGCGACCTATCCCTATCACCGGTTCCCCGGCGGCGCCGCGCGTATCAAGCTGACGGCGGACGGCCACGTGACGGTTTCAACCGCCGTCCACGACATGGGGATGGGAACAGCGACGGCGCAGGTCCAGCATCTTGCCGCACGGCTGGGCTTGCCGCTCGATCATGTGACCTTCGAGTATGGCGATAGCCGACTGCCAAAGGGTGTGATTGCGGGAGGCTCGACGCAAACCGCTTCAATCGGTGGCGCAGTCATCGCCGTAACTGAAGTCTTCGTTGAGGAATTGATCAAGCTTGCCGGAAACGACTCTCCACTGGCAGGACTTTCGCTTTCCGACGTGGATACCAGAGACGGTGGTTTAGCGCATATCAACGACAGTAGCCGCTTCGAGAGCTACCAGTCGATCCTCAAGCGCGCCGGGAGAGACGAGCTTGTCTGCGAGGCGGAGGCACCCGCGCCGGCGGAAATGCAAGCTTTTTCCATGCATTCTTACGGTGCACAGTTTTGCGAGGTCCGCGTCAGTGCAGTAACGGGCGAAGCGCGCGTCTCGCGCTTCTTGGGTTCCTTCGACGCAGGGCAAATATTGAACCACAAGATGGCGACCAGCCAGTTCAAAGGTGGGATCATCATGGGTATCGGTCTGGCTCTTACCGAAGAAACGAACTTCGATGAGCGAACGGGGCGCGTCGTCAATGCCTCCCTGGCAGACTACCACGTGCCGGTGCAAATGGACGTCCCCGCAATCGACATCCTTTACACCAACAGGCCCGATCCCCAGGCCCCCATGGGGGCACGCGGCATCGGAGAGATCGGCATTACCGGAGTTGGGGCAGCCATCGCCAATGCAGTCTACAATGCAACGGGTGTGCGCGTGCGTGACTTGCCCATGACCTTGGACAAACTGATGACCGGTCCGGATTGA
- a CDS encoding TonB-dependent siderophore receptor, whose translation MGQARHLKHSTAILLVSCIFAAACSSAYAQELSRQKTKRVTAQDAAPTQLSTIVINGAADAATNRYQPVATSTATRTNTPLLDIPQAVNVVSQEILQDQHATSLDEALANISGISQANTLGGTQDSIIRRGFGDNRDGSILINGMKTALNRSFNATTDRVEVLKGPSSTLYGILDTGGMINVVTKKPEDTFSADIYSSASSFGGGSAGFDVTGPLEGTDLSYRLIGDYRHIDYWRNFGENKDWLIAPSLSWSGEDTDVTVSYMHQDYSTPFDRGTIFDLTTGHMVNVDRKTRFDEPYNVTDGKSDLFQVDIDRQLSDDWKLGIDYSYSRNVYSDNQARVIEYTPATGVLKRRADATQGSTIYNHAVRTDLTGDVEIGDFRHEILIGASYDYANTLRTDLMRCGEVTGFNIYNPVYGTLPACTAVRTADSDQTEIINTGSLYLQDNWHLSDQWILVGGLRYQYYDLVAGKGRPFKTNTDSHGDALVPNAGIVYKLTPDVSLYANAAKTFRPQSSIASYYGNLDPEEGVSYEVGAKFEIASGLTANVALYTSEKKNVAYSELVGINTVVKTAGLVRSRGFEIDVAGSLTDNIDMIASYGYTDAEVRDDPTYAGKRLVNVPEHTGSLYITYDFGEIDESGNTLKVGSGVRAVGQRAGMNSNAYFLPGYAVVDAFATYTLNFERPIALQLNVKNIFDKTYYTSSIGTTALGNSIGESLNATLTAKISF comes from the coding sequence ATGGGACAAGCGAGACATTTAAAACATTCAACGGCGATCTTGCTTGTTTCGTGTATCTTTGCGGCAGCGTGCAGCTCGGCATATGCCCAGGAACTATCTCGGCAAAAAACCAAGCGCGTGACCGCGCAGGATGCTGCCCCAACCCAGCTTTCGACGATCGTGATCAACGGGGCAGCTGACGCCGCCACGAACAGGTATCAACCCGTCGCGACGTCCACAGCCACTCGCACGAACACCCCTCTGCTGGATATTCCCCAGGCCGTCAATGTCGTCAGCCAGGAGATTCTTCAGGATCAGCATGCGACGAGCCTGGATGAAGCCTTGGCAAACATCAGCGGTATTTCACAGGCGAATACGCTGGGCGGCACGCAAGATTCAATCATTCGTCGTGGTTTCGGCGACAACCGAGACGGCTCGATTCTGATCAACGGGATGAAGACTGCCTTGAACCGTTCGTTCAATGCGACGACGGACCGGGTAGAGGTGCTAAAGGGACCATCTTCCACGCTTTACGGTATCCTGGATACAGGCGGCATGATCAATGTCGTGACGAAGAAACCAGAGGACACTTTCTCCGCCGACATTTATTCTAGTGCTTCCAGCTTCGGCGGTGGGTCGGCAGGTTTCGATGTAACAGGCCCGCTTGAAGGGACCGACCTGTCATACCGGCTTATCGGCGATTACAGGCACATCGATTACTGGCGCAATTTCGGCGAAAACAAGGATTGGCTGATCGCGCCATCACTATCCTGGTCCGGTGAAGACACGGATGTGACGGTGTCTTACATGCACCAGGACTACAGCACGCCCTTCGATCGCGGGACGATCTTTGATTTGACCACCGGCCACATGGTCAATGTGGATCGTAAAACCCGCTTCGATGAGCCCTATAATGTTACCGACGGCAAGTCCGATCTTTTTCAGGTCGATATTGACCGCCAGCTCTCGGATGACTGGAAGCTCGGCATTGACTATAGCTACAGCCGCAATGTGTACTCCGACAACCAAGCGCGCGTCATTGAATACACTCCAGCAACCGGCGTCCTCAAGCGCCGTGCTGATGCAACGCAAGGCTCCACTATTTACAATCATGCCGTCAGGACGGATTTGACCGGCGATGTCGAGATCGGCGATTTTCGACACGAAATCCTGATCGGTGCCTCCTACGACTACGCCAATACACTTCGAACCGATCTCATGCGCTGCGGTGAGGTTACAGGCTTCAACATCTACAATCCGGTCTATGGGACGCTTCCCGCTTGCACGGCGGTTCGAACGGCCGACAGCGACCAGACGGAAATTATCAACACCGGCTCGCTATATCTGCAAGACAACTGGCATCTGAGCGATCAATGGATTCTGGTAGGAGGTCTGCGTTATCAATATTACGATCTGGTGGCAGGCAAAGGACGCCCCTTCAAAACGAATACGGACAGCCATGGTGATGCGCTCGTCCCCAATGCCGGGATCGTCTATAAGCTGACGCCTGATGTCTCTCTATATGCCAACGCCGCCAAAACCTTTCGACCGCAATCCTCCATCGCAAGCTACTATGGCAATCTCGACCCGGAGGAAGGCGTTTCCTATGAGGTTGGCGCCAAATTCGAGATAGCGTCCGGTCTGACTGCAAATGTTGCCCTATATACTTCGGAAAAGAAGAATGTCGCCTATTCTGAACTCGTCGGTATAAATACGGTGGTCAAGACCGCAGGTCTCGTGCGCTCACGAGGCTTTGAGATCGATGTCGCCGGTTCGCTGACGGATAATATCGATATGATTGCCAGCTATGGATACACTGATGCAGAAGTCCGCGACGATCCGACCTATGCCGGCAAGAGGCTCGTCAATGTGCCGGAGCACACCGGCTCGCTCTATATAACCTATGATTTCGGCGAGATTGACGAAAGCGGCAACACCCTCAAGGTAGGTTCCGGTGTGCGCGCTGTCGGGCAGCGCGCTGGTATGAACTCCAATGCCTATTTCCTCCCGGGTTATGCCGTCGTCGATGCTTTTGCGACATACACGCTGAATTTCGAGAGACCCATCGCGCTGCAGCTTAATGTGAAGAACATTTTCGATAAAACGTACTACACGTCCTCAATCGGCACGACAGCTCTTGGAAACTCCATTGGTGAGTCGCTCAACGCGACATTGACGGCAAAGATCAGCTTTTAA
- a CDS encoding ABC transporter ATP-binding protein, translating to MSEDTKSGGAILLDAQALSAAYGANVVLDDVSFLVREGQLTVLAGPNGSGKSTLLSLLARILKPSHGAVLLNGRDISTTPSKEIAKKLGLLPQAPLVPEGITVYDLVSRGRYPHQGFLKHWSQSDEAAVKQALSATSLADLAGRAVDSLSGGQRQRAFIAMTLAQETSVILLDEPTTFLDLRFQNEVMDMIGRLTSDLGRTVVAVLHDLNAAFQYADRIIFMKAGRIHTIVDDLAVCSEELIRDVFETTVTRLNHPATGRPAFLPVPGFRSNP from the coding sequence ATGAGCGAAGATACGAAATCTGGCGGCGCCATCTTGTTGGACGCCCAGGCCCTCTCAGCGGCCTACGGCGCCAACGTCGTTCTTGACGATGTCAGCTTCCTCGTGCGCGAAGGGCAGTTGACCGTGCTGGCAGGACCAAATGGTTCAGGCAAGTCGACCCTGCTTTCGCTCCTGGCGCGTATATTGAAGCCCTCCCATGGTGCGGTGCTGCTCAATGGACGGGATATTTCCACGACCCCGAGCAAAGAGATTGCCAAAAAACTCGGTCTCCTCCCACAGGCGCCGCTCGTTCCCGAAGGCATAACCGTTTACGATCTCGTCTCGCGAGGCCGCTATCCGCATCAGGGCTTTTTAAAGCATTGGTCGCAGAGCGACGAGGCGGCGGTAAAGCAGGCTCTTTCCGCGACCTCTCTGGCAGACCTTGCCGGACGCGCTGTCGACAGCCTGTCTGGAGGACAAAGGCAGCGTGCCTTTATTGCCATGACGCTCGCCCAGGAAACGTCCGTCATCCTTCTCGACGAGCCCACGACCTTTCTCGATCTGCGCTTCCAGAACGAGGTGATGGATATGATCGGGCGGCTGACGAGCGATCTGGGGCGAACAGTCGTTGCGGTTCTGCACGATCTGAATGCCGCCTTCCAATATGCAGACCGTATCATCTTCATGAAAGCGGGCCGCATTCACACCATTGTCGACGATCTCGCCGTCTGCTCGGAAGAGTTGATTCGTGACGTCTTCGAAACGACCGTCACGCGGCTGAACCATCCGGCGACCGGAAGACCCGCTTTTCTGCCTGTTCCGGGCTTCAGGAGCAATCCGTGA